A stretch of Episyrphus balteatus chromosome 2, idEpiBalt1.1, whole genome shotgun sequence DNA encodes these proteins:
- the LOC129908378 gene encoding DNA polymerase delta subunit 2, with protein MSSKINRLEISYKNLSDKFLITTQNYQMQFSHLYAHRLSECTKLLTPKVLAKWGTEFPIKKLCELREDVTEKCILIGTLFKHQAFKPSILREISEENQLAPQPPRQHYADSDDKLILEDELQRVRLFGQINVRFMATGVVCAVLGTIEDDGKFIVEDTVFLESGPQRELASLPKPASIILISGLNQIHCHEFSESLNMFQHWLSGNIDPSVKNCTRLIIAGNSVRSCAERKQFGLQMKSSESNDTVLAVKNLDKYFASWSQSIYIDLMPGEFDPATFMLPQQPFHRCMFPQASRNSSFHSVSNPYACEIGNRLVVGTSGQNVRDLLRNTNLEDPLEALRSTLQWGHISPTSPDTLACYPYVESDPFIMKECPSVYFVGNCDEFKTEIHNGSDGQKTRIVCVPEFSKTQSIAVVDLDSLNCRSVSFKVVE; from the coding sequence atgtctTCAAAAATCAACAGACTTGAAATCTCATACAAAAACCTATCTGATAAATTTCTAATAACTACACAAAACTACCAAATGCAATTCTCCCATTTATACGCTCACCGGCTTAGCGAATGCACAAAACTTTTAACTCCCAAAGTACTTGCAAAATGGGGAACAGAGTTTCCCATTAAAAAACTTTGTGAACTTCGCGAGGATGTTACCGAAAAGTGCATTCTCATTGGCACATTATTCAAACATCAAGCTTTTAAGCCAAGTATTTTGAGAGAAATTTCTGAAGAGAATCAATTGGCACCACAACCTCCCAGACAACATTACGCCGATTCTGATGATAAGCTAATTTTAGAAGATGAACTACAAAGAGTTCGTCTATTTGGTCAAATCAATGTGCGTTTTATGGCCACAGGAGTCGTGTGCGCTGTTTTGGGAACAATCGAAGACGATGGAAAGTTTATCGTTGAAGATACAGTTTTTCTAGAAAGTGGACCACAAAGAGAGTTGGCGTCACTCCCCAAACCAGCAAGTATTATTCTTATATCAGGTTTAAATCAGATTCACTGTCATGAATTCAGTGAATCGCTAAATATGTTCCAACATTGGCTAAGTGGCAACATCGATCCAAGTGTGAAGAACTGCACACGTCTAATAATAGCCGGTAACTCTGTGCGTTCTTGTGCAGAAAGGAAACAATTTGGCTTGCAAATGAAATCTAGCGAATCGAATGACACTGTTCTGGCTGTGAAAAACTTGGACAAATACTTTGCCAGTTGGTCACAATCGATTTACATCGATTTGATGCCCGGTGAATTTGATCCGGCGACATTTATGCTACCCCAACAACCATTCCACCGATGCATGTTTCCACAAGCTTCAAGGAATTCCTCGTTTCACAGCGTCTCTAATCCATATGCCTGTGAAATTGGGAATCGATTGGTAGTTGGTACTTCAGGACAGAATGTTAGAGATTTGCTACGCAACACGAACTTGGAGGACCCGTTGGAAGCCTTGCGTTCGACTTTGCAGTGGGGTCATATCTCTCCGACGTCGCCAGATACCCTAGCATGCTATCCTTATGTGGAAAGCGATCCATTTATAATGAAAGAATGTCCGTCGGTGTATTTTGTCGGTAATTGTGATGAATTTAAAACTGAAATACACAATGGCAGCGATGGACAGAAGACTCGAATAGTCTGTGTtccggaattttcaaaaactcaaagtATTGCTGTTGTTGACTTGGATTCTCTAAATTGTAGAAGTGTTTCATTTAAAgttgttgaataa
- the LOC129908377 gene encoding thioredoxin-like protein 1: MAVRVINDETHFQAELAAAGIRLVVVDFTASWCGPCQTIAPLFEQLPTKYPKAIFLKVDVDKCQDTAAAQGVSAMPTFIFYRNRTKIDRMQGADINGLEAKIQQHIGSGSGDDAGEDYGQGLMELNTFISKQQCECLNESDDHPMLHCFEPNGGYLQSDCDEQLILSVTFNQVVKIHSLKFKAPPQLGPKEIKLFINQPRTVDFDMAESCSSVQDLTLSPKDLEGNPVNLRYVKFQNVQNIQIYVRNNQSGGEVTQIDNLGFIGSPLMTTKMSDFKRVIGKKGESH; this comes from the exons atggctGTTCGAGTTATAAACGATGAAACTCATTTCCAAGCTGAGCTAGCTGCTGCTGGAATTCGTTTGGTTGTAGTTGATTTTACTGCAAGTTg GTGTGGACCATGTCAAACAATTGCTCCATTATTCGAACAATTGCCCACAAAATATCCCAAAGCAATATTTCTAAAGGTCGATGTAGACAAGTGCCAAGATACTGCTGCCGCCCAGGGAGTTTCTGCCATGCCAACATTTATTTTCTACAGAAATCga ACAAAGATTGATAGAATGCAAGGAGCCGATATTAATGGCTTAGAGGCCAAAATCCAACAGCACATTGGTTCAGGAAGCGGCGATGATGCTGGAGAAGATTATGGACAGGGTTTG ATGGAACTCAATACTTTTATATCGAAGCAACAATGCGAGTGCCTCAACGAATCCGATGACCATCCAATGTTGCATTGCTTCGAGCCAAACGGTGGATATCTGCAATCGGATTGCGATGAGCAGTTAATTCTATCGGTGACATTTAATCAGGTTGTTAAGATTCATTCCTTGAAGTTCAAAGCCCCACCTCAATTGGGACCTAAGGAGATTAAACTCTTTATCAACCAACCTCGAACTGTAGACTTTGATATGGCTGAGTCTTGTTCATCGGTTCAAGACTTAAC ATTGAGTCCCAAGGATCTGGAAGGAAACCCAGTTAATCTTCGTTATGTTAAGTTCCAAAATGTACAGAACATTCAAATTTATGTTCGCAATAATCAATCTGGTGGAGAGGTAACTCAAATCGATAATCTCGGTTTTATTGGATCACCTCTAATGACTACAAAGATGAGCGACTTTAAGCGCGTGATTGGCAAAAAGGGTGAAAGTCATTAA
- the LOC129908382 gene encoding uncharacterized protein LOC129908382 isoform X2, whose translation MDKNRQAIYESTIAQAKYTNKNLLSTFILVTVAKGETFLNARDATTFSVHLVVRTRKCLKNNNSRNSCMIFIDEHGRVYKNWNSYIADNLLPEGVALAPSNGCYSYENGKLCVESWPTPSSKPRSKLVDITDVAANVGAFTAAGITIAALALPVAAPLMALSGFVGISTGIYTTVRSGWQLQDRSNHGQTIALTDSQSRGCWLGLTTGALAVSSSVTNKLIQNLATAGRDVTLLEEVVVNGMNIAAMMLSGTGVVNGVVYIIIKIADDEETTPTDWLQLAGSLAIFTHSIYNYRLASNIMSQNRASRGSLFKNLVRQISDKIFTSTNSTQGNVDVIRLTNMIPDSYMKVSNALALAEKVYVTYNHIVLSKDNLEDCIQCIFQAVGESITQYLADKAFVFIGRFGSQVEGYIKTTLFYETALWDLYKKCEFILRDLTIRGLDASINNIFSLLLQHYKQMTWRDPCDKVFCCKECGGSYTVTS comes from the exons GACAAGAATCGTCAAGCGATTTACGAGAGCACGATTGCCCAAG caaaatatacaaacaaaaatttgctaTCAACATTTATATTAGTAACTGTGGCTAAAGGTGAAACCTTTTTGAATGCTCGGGATGCAACTACATTTTCGGTCCATTTGGTTGTTCGGACTAGGAAATGTTTAA aaaacaacaacagtAGGAATTCTTGTATGATTTTTATTGACGAACATGGACGTGTCTACAAAAACTGGAATTCCTACATAGCTGATAATCTCTTACCGGAAGGTGTTGCACTGGCGCCTTCTAATGGCTGTTATTCATATGAAAACGGAAAa CTCTGCGTCGAATCTTGGCCAACACCATCATCTAAACCCAGGAGCAAATTGGTGGACATTACAGATGTAGCCGCAAATGTCGGTGCATTCACTGCTGCGGGAATAACTATAGCCGCACTAGCCTTACCAGTTGCTGCGCCTTTGATGGCACTGTCGGGTTTTGTAGGAATAAGTACCGGTATATATACAACTGTCAGATCGGGATGGCAACTCCAAGATCGTAGTAATCATGGGCAGACAATTGCTTTGACTGATAGTCAGTCAAGGGGTTGTTGGCTTGGTTTAACAACAGGAGCTTTGGCTGTTTCTTCATCTGTGACtaacaaattaattcaaaacCTTGCAACCGCGGGTCGTGATGTAACATTG ttagaaGAAGTAGTGGTGAATGGAATGAATATAGCAGCAATGATGCTTTCGGGCACAGGTGTTGTTAACGGAGTTGTGTATATCATAATT aAAATCGCAGATGATGAAGAAACCACACCAACTGATTGGCTTCAACTAGCTGGTTCTTTAGCAATATTTACACATTCAATTTATAACTATCGTTTGGCATCAAATATTATGTCGCAAAACAGAGCTTCAAGGGGTAGTTTATTCAAAAACTTAGTTAG ACAAATATCTGACAAAATTTTCACTTCCACTAACTCAACACAGGGTAATGTAGATGTAATTCGTTTGACCAATATGATTCCCGATTCTTATATGAAAGTAAGCAATGCTTTAGCTCTAGCTGAAAAAGTTTACGTTACATATAACCATATTGTGTTGAGTAAAGATAATTTAGAGGATTGCATACAGTGCATTTTTCAAGCTGTGGGAGAATCGATAACACAATATTTAGCTGATAAAGCATTTGTGTTTATAGGCAGATTTGGATCCCAAGTGGAAGGATATATTAAAACAACTTTGTTCTATGAAACGGCTTTGTGGGATTTATACAAAAAGTGTGAATTCATTTTGAGAGATCTAACAATACGTGGTTTGGATGCGAGtatcaacaatatttttagtTTGCTCTTGCAACATTATAAACAAATGACATGGAGAGACCCTTGTGATAAAGTATTTTGTTGTAAAGAATGCGGTGGTTCTTATACTGTGACGTCTTGA
- the LOC129908380 gene encoding NADH dehydrogenase [ubiquinone] iron-sulfur protein 3, mitochondrial, translating to MASLLRNLGNKLATNLVAKNASSPASRLALVRFASTTTGKPDERPTVRKANETARSHLTDFGRYVAECMPKYVQKVQLTAGDELEVLICPEGVVPVLQFLKDHHQAQFANLVDIGGMDVPSRKYRFEVIYNILSLRYNSRIRVKTYTDELTPLDSCNEVFKAANWYEREIWDMYGVFFANHPDLRRILTDYGFEGHPQRRDFPLSGYVELRYDDEKKRVVCEPLELAQEFRKFDLSAPWEQFPNFRNANPPAVTVDTKDQKK from the exons atggCATCATTGCTAAGGAATCTAGGAAATAAATTAGCTACCAATCTGGTAGCTAAAAATG CATCATCACCAGCCAGTCGCCTAGCTCTTGTGAGATTTGCAAGCACTACCACAGGAAAACCCGATGAACGac CAACTGTCCGTAAAGCAAATGAGACGGCTCGTTCTCATTTGACCGACTTTGGACGGTACGTTGCCGAATGCATGCCAAAGTATGTGCAAAAGGTTCAATTAACCGCTGGCGATGAACTCGAAGTTCTTATCTGTCCCGAAGGAGTTGTGCCTGTATTACAATTCCTTAAGGACCATCATCAGGCTCAGTTTGCCAATTTGGTTGACATTGGTGGCATGGACGTGCCAAGTCGCAAATACCGCTTCGAAGTTATTTACAATATTCTGTCGTTGCGTTACAATTCGAGAATTCGTGTCAAGACCTACACCGATGAACTGACACCATTAGATTCGTGCAATGAGGTATTTAAAGCAGCCAATTGGTATGAGCGTGAGATCTGGGATATGTACGGTGTGTTCTTCGCTAATCATCCTGATTTGCGTAGAATTTTGACCGATTACGGGTTTGAGGGTCATCCACAACGTCGTGACTTCCCATTGTCGGGTTATGTTGag CTCCGATATGATGATGAGAAAAAACGTGTGGTTTGCGAACCATTGGAATTAGCACAGGAATTCCGTAAATTTGATTTGTCTGCACCTTGGGAACAGTTTCCAAATTTCCGTAATGCTAATCCACCAGCAGTGACGGTCGATACCAAAGACCAAAAGAAGTAG
- the LOC129908379 gene encoding U6 snRNA-associated Sm-like protein LSm8, whose translation MASGLEAYVNHTVSIITADGRNFIGTLKGFDQTINIILDDSHERVFSTTAGIEQIVLGLHIIRGDNIAVIGQIDEAIDSRLDFSTIRGEPLGPVIH comes from the coding sequence atggCATCCGGCTTAGAAGCTTATGTTAACCACACAGTATCGATAATAACTGCCGACGGAAGAAACTTCATTGGAACTCTCAAAGGCTTTGATCAAACAATCAATATAATCCTAGATGATTCCCACGAACGTGTCTTCTCCACAACAGCCGGCATCGAACAAATCGTGCTGGGCCTGCATATCATTCGAGGTGATAACATTGCAGTGATTGGACAAATAGATGAAGCCATTGATTCAAGACTAGATTTTAGTACAATTAGAGGAGAACCACTTGGTCCAGTTATACATTAG
- the LOC129908381 gene encoding uncharacterized protein LOC129908381 produces MNHLKWMGHTATILDIQKALKNDPATCDVTITCRGKSVKANRFVLCSCSDLLRDILNDLPVGQEATIIVPDIKGSLLDSVLSFVYMGETSLSSTNLSDFLEAINVLGIKSAISFECATSYSANNVKSDIPEIEEELMEAEPEQEIVEDKDEEEDPQTCAGDTSVRELEFLEVYNEQDKISYTIENITPNNPNEYILTESSGTFTLTPNMKIDPAEVGTLVEKNDEETQLMEQYVNDPIGDSSHCSSTDQKDVKPNKKLKDEFSEFQGLSPEDRKEISRASLQNFNETQSARVEALENAVLAVVDEGMSLQKAAIKFNISKTVLWRRVKKHPLYMKTTRENPLITAACERLKSGDSLKSISQALDIPMSTLHRHKVRLAQEGRLPDYVTFKKRGPLSKEVLKAKLNKAVTACLGNGMSQNHAANVFNVPKSTLWRHLQKKICRSADDPNSVCIKEEIVSPEN; encoded by the exons atgaatcatctCAAATGGATGGGCCACACGGCAACCATCCTCGACATACAAAAGGCTCTCAAAAACGATCCAGCAACCTGTGACGTTACAATAACTTGCCGAGGCAAATCTGTGAAAGCCAATCGTTTTGTGCTATGCTCCTGCAGCGATCTATTGCGTGACATTCTAAATGATTTGCCTGTGGGACAGGAAGCCACCATAATAGTACCCGATATAAAAGGTTCACTTCTTGACAGTGTACTGAGCTTCGTTTATATGGGCGAGACGAGTTTGTCGTCGACTAATCTTTCCGACTTTCTCGAGGCTATTAATGTGCTGGGCATCAAGAGTGCCATTAGTTTTGAATGTGCAACCAGTTATTCTGCAAATAACGTGAAATCGGATATTCCCGAGATAGAAGAGGAACTTATGGAAGCTGAACCGGAGCAAGAAATAGTTGAGGATAAAGATGAAGAAGAG GACCCGCAAACATGTGCCGGTGATACAAGCGTGCGTGAGCTTGAATTTCTCGAAGTCTACAATGAACAAGACAAGATCAGCTATACCATCGAAAATATCACTCCAAACAATCCAAACGAATATATTTTAACAGAAAGCTCAGGTACATTTACTTTAACACCGAATATGAAAATCGACCCCGCCGAAGTGGGTACATTAGTTGAGAAGAACGATGAAGAAACTCAATTGATGGAACAATATGTAAATGATCCCATAGGTGACAGCAGTCATTGCTCAAGCACAGACCAAAAAGACGTCAAAcccaataaaaaattaaaagatgaaTTCAGTGAATTTCAAGGTCTAAGTCCGGAAGATCGTAAGGAAATATCAAGAGCTAGTTTACAAAACTTCAACGAAACCCAATCAGCAAGAGTGGAAGCATTAGAAAATGCTGTCTTGGCTGTTGTAGATGAAGGTATGAGCTTACAAAAAGCAGCAATAAAGTTTAACATATCTAAAACTGTTTTGTGGAGAAGAGTTAAAAAGCATCCGCTCTACATGAAAACCACTCGTGAGAATCCACTTATAACGGCAGCTTGTGAACGGCTCAAGAGTGGTGACTCTCTAAAAAGTATAAGCCAAGCCCTCGATATACCAATGTCAACTCTACATAGGCATAAAGTACGACTGGCTCAGGAAGGCAGGCTCCCCGACTATGTCACATTTAAGAAACGAGGTCCATTGTCAAAAGAAGTATTGAAAGCAAAACTTAACAAAGCAGTGACTGCTTGTTTGGGAAATGGAATGTCTCAAAATCATGCGGCAAATGTGTTCAATGTTCCAAAAAGTACACTTTGGAGacatttacagaaaaaaatctgtCGTTCGGCTGATGATCCCAATAGTGTATGCATTAAAGAGGAAATAGTTTCGCCAGAgaattga